One window of Inquilinus sp. Marseille-Q2685 genomic DNA carries:
- a CDS encoding gamma-glutamylcyclotransferase family protein, translating to MTGDATVLLFSYGTLQQENVQLSSFGRRLEGTPDAMPGWRRGEIEITDPEVIRTSGKRFHPIVERGEAADEVAGTVFRITEAELAAADAYEVSDYKRILVPLQSGLEAWVYVRA from the coding sequence ATGACCGGGGACGCGACCGTCCTGCTGTTCTCCTACGGCACGCTGCAGCAGGAGAACGTCCAGCTCTCCTCCTTCGGCCGCCGGCTCGAAGGCACGCCCGACGCGATGCCCGGCTGGCGCCGGGGCGAGATCGAGATCACCGACCCCGAGGTGATCCGCACCAGCGGCAAACGCTTCCACCCGATCGTCGAGCGCGGCGAGGCGGCGGACGAGGTGGCGGGGACGGTGTTCCGGATCACCGAGGCCGAGTTGGCCGCCGCCGACGCCTATGAGGTGTCGGACTACAAGCGGATCCTGGTGCCGCTGCAATCCGGCCTGGAGGCCTGGGTCTACGTCCGGGCCTGA
- a CDS encoding phosphotransferase family protein, translated as MIVSDQSSGVSLDGLPLAELAALIGSRSTSATIVEAGQNNRVLDFGDRIVRVPRHAGAEAALRREAGLLGRLRPALPIAIPDVRVIESGIGAIAVHDRLPGEPFHSLDGFGEADRERLALALAIFLRSLHGLPAEVVGDGRREDTWQELASRLPADVLPRLSPTTRSAVDAAFRRFAGRAGDLPVAVIHGDFGTGNILADRSRVTGIIDFAGCGLGDPAYDLASLAAGLGDEVLRRLQPHYPGLPAMAGRIAFYRATFPLLDILFGLDHRNEGALADGVAGAERYFATA; from the coding sequence ATGATCGTCTCGGACCAGAGCTCAGGCGTCTCGCTTGACGGGTTGCCCCTCGCCGAGCTTGCAGCCCTGATTGGGTCGCGATCCACCTCCGCGACCATCGTCGAGGCCGGCCAGAACAACCGGGTGCTCGATTTCGGTGACCGGATCGTGCGCGTCCCGCGCCATGCCGGGGCGGAGGCGGCGCTGCGGCGCGAGGCCGGGCTGCTGGGACGCCTGCGGCCGGCCCTGCCGATCGCGATCCCCGATGTCCGGGTCATCGAGAGCGGGATCGGCGCCATCGCCGTCCATGACCGCCTTCCGGGCGAGCCGTTCCACTCCCTCGACGGCTTCGGCGAGGCGGACCGGGAGCGCCTGGCCTTGGCCCTGGCCATTTTCTTGCGCAGCCTGCACGGCCTGCCGGCCGAGGTGGTCGGCGACGGACGGCGGGAGGACACCTGGCAGGAGCTGGCGTCGCGGCTGCCGGCCGACGTGCTGCCGCGCCTGTCGCCGACCACGCGATCAGCCGTCGATGCGGCCTTCCGCCGTTTCGCCGGGCGCGCGGGCGACCTGCCCGTGGCGGTGATCCACGGCGATTTCGGCACCGGCAACATCCTGGCCGACCGCAGCCGCGTCACCGGCATCATCGACTTCGCCGGATGCGGCCTGGGCGACCCGGCCTACGATCTCGCCAGCCTGGCCGCTGGGCTGGGCGATGAGGTCCTGCGCCGATTGCAGCCGCACTATCCAGGCCTGCCGGCGATGGCCGGGCGGATCGCCTTCTACCGCGCCACCTTCCCGCTGCTCGACATCCTGTTCGGCCTCGATCACCGGAACGAGGGGGCGCTCGCCGACGGCGTGGCCGGGGCCGAACGGTATTTCGCCACAGCCTGA